In Nocardia sp. XZ_19_385, a genomic segment contains:
- a CDS encoding fumarylacetoacetate hydrolase family protein, protein MTELGADTTPELLRDAVRETAQAVSAAEVRILPVVPRPGKVFCVGLNYREHVTESRRELPTYPVLFPKFADSLLGGFDDIVLPPESAQVDYEGELAVVIGRPGRRIPEENATDHVLGYSVANDVTMRDYQYKTHQWMQGKAWDASTPVGPYLVPPDRVDIAQAGIRTVLNGAKVQESDLSMLIFSIPRLIATISTFTALAPGDLILTGTPGGVGYRRDPQLFLAEGDTISVEIDGVGIIRNTVRTTESRA, encoded by the coding sequence GTGACCGAGCTCGGCGCCGATACCACTCCTGAACTGCTACGTGATGCGGTGCGCGAGACCGCGCAGGCGGTTTCGGCCGCCGAGGTGCGGATCCTGCCCGTCGTCCCGCGGCCCGGCAAGGTGTTCTGCGTGGGCCTCAACTACCGCGAGCACGTCACCGAATCCCGCCGTGAACTGCCGACCTACCCGGTGCTGTTTCCCAAATTCGCGGACAGTCTGCTGGGCGGCTTCGACGATATCGTCCTGCCACCGGAGTCGGCGCAGGTCGACTACGAAGGCGAGCTGGCGGTGGTCATCGGTCGTCCCGGACGTCGGATTCCGGAGGAAAATGCCACCGATCACGTCCTTGGCTATAGCGTGGCAAACGATGTCACGATGCGCGATTACCAGTACAAGACACACCAGTGGATGCAGGGCAAAGCCTGGGACGCAAGTACTCCGGTCGGTCCCTATCTCGTCCCGCCCGACAGGGTCGATATCGCCCAGGCCGGTATCCGGACCGTTCTCAACGGCGCGAAGGTCCAGGAGTCGGACCTGTCGATGCTGATCTTCTCGATCCCGCGTCTCATCGCGACCATCTCCACCTTCACCGCCCTGGCACCCGGCGACCTCATCCTCACCGGCACCCCCGGCGGCGTCGGCTACCGGCGCGACCCGCAACTGTTCCTCGCCGAGGGCGACACCATCAGCGTCGAAATCGACGGTGTCGGCATCATCCGAAACACCGTCCGCACCACCGAGAGCCGCGCATGA
- a CDS encoding TAXI family TRAP transporter solute-binding subunit, translating into MNAPRPEEPAIARSLTLHLRGDWGTANLHRVCGWISQELTDRAGPDTRVAIWNSRGFADAVRAVGHGEVDVALTTPAAFTVAALDGRGVYQDESFPHLRALGVVPQRDRLVMAVHRALEVTTFAELRAAKPALTLATSINDGINHVGLAAHALLERAQIDIFGWGGRFLEDERPFESFDHVLAGRATAIVHEAVMLPHWQQFGGDFHFLEVEPEVLEQLDTDFGWPAATVADNYFPGRDAFRTLDFSDFLVLTTTELEEDVAYAIAWILGETRHLIEQQYRHIPPSRSPITYPLDPVTMGRAPIPLHPGAQRYYSALPTP; encoded by the coding sequence ATGAACGCCCCCAGGCCCGAAGAACCGGCCATCGCCCGCTCCCTTACCCTGCACCTGCGCGGTGACTGGGGAACGGCCAACCTGCACCGTGTCTGCGGCTGGATCTCTCAGGAACTCACCGATCGCGCGGGCCCGGACACCCGCGTCGCGATCTGGAACAGCCGCGGCTTCGCCGACGCCGTCCGCGCCGTCGGGCACGGCGAGGTCGACGTCGCCCTGACCACCCCGGCCGCGTTCACGGTCGCCGCCCTCGACGGTCGTGGCGTCTACCAGGACGAGTCGTTCCCGCACCTGCGGGCATTGGGTGTCGTGCCGCAGCGGGACCGGCTGGTGATGGCGGTGCACCGTGCGCTGGAGGTAACTACATTCGCCGAGCTGCGAGCGGCCAAACCCGCGCTGACCCTGGCGACGTCGATCAACGACGGCATCAACCACGTCGGGCTGGCCGCGCACGCGCTGCTCGAACGCGCCCAGATCGACATCTTCGGATGGGGTGGGCGATTCCTCGAGGACGAGCGCCCGTTCGAATCATTCGACCATGTCCTGGCTGGGCGAGCCACCGCGATCGTCCACGAAGCGGTCATGCTGCCGCACTGGCAGCAGTTCGGCGGAGACTTCCACTTCCTCGAAGTCGAACCCGAGGTGCTCGAGCAGCTCGATACCGACTTCGGGTGGCCCGCTGCGACCGTCGCCGACAACTACTTTCCCGGGCGCGATGCCTTCCGCACTCTCGACTTCTCCGACTTCCTCGTGCTCACCACCACCGAGCTGGAAGAGGACGTGGCCTACGCGATCGCGTGGATTCTGGGCGAAACCCGCCACCTCATCGAGCAGCAGTACCGGCACATCCCGCCGTCCCGCAGCCCGATCACCTATCCACTGGATCCGGTCACCATGGGCCGCGCTCCGATCCCGCTCCATCCCGGGGCTCAGCGCTACTACTCCGCGTTGCCCACCCCCTGA
- a CDS encoding alcohol dehydrogenase catalytic domain-containing protein — MTVMLAARAHRGSDSVVLEQIPVPTPGPLDVVVKIASAGLAPGMMRLLASGAFKHLPTTLGHEAAGTIAALGSQVSGITVGERVRVHPNLNCRDCGYCRTDRDMMCAQQAMIGHAAFSRAPMPLYDRYHDGALAEYIRVPHWLIDKLPDNVGFDVAAKVHDLANAVRALKCADLPLGATVIVTAATGTMGTATIKLAEQHGISRLILVGRNADRLEAVRALAGGVATDIVAIDELDSDWATTDGLTARLRALAPDGADAVIDFIPDGPATGQAMAGLATGGTLVHMGANRTPLPFPPAALMINCWRYVGTRSCTRTDAREVLALLGEGALRVEELITQRFALAEVVAAIDAMQRRDEPMWMTVVNP, encoded by the coding sequence ATGACTGTCATGCTCGCTGCCCGCGCCCACCGCGGCTCTGATTCTGTTGTCCTGGAGCAGATCCCAGTACCGACCCCCGGGCCTCTCGACGTCGTCGTCAAGATCGCCTCGGCAGGACTCGCACCCGGAATGATGCGGTTGCTGGCAAGCGGTGCCTTCAAACATCTCCCCACGACCCTGGGACATGAGGCCGCCGGTACGATCGCCGCCCTCGGCTCCCAAGTTTCCGGAATCACTGTGGGAGAACGGGTTCGAGTCCACCCGAATCTCAACTGTCGCGACTGTGGCTACTGCCGCACCGACCGCGACATGATGTGTGCCCAGCAGGCCATGATCGGCCACGCCGCCTTCAGCCGGGCGCCGATGCCGCTCTACGACCGCTACCACGACGGAGCGTTGGCCGAATACATCCGGGTCCCGCACTGGCTGATCGACAAACTGCCCGACAATGTGGGCTTCGATGTCGCCGCCAAGGTTCACGATCTCGCCAATGCCGTCCGCGCCCTCAAATGCGCCGACCTGCCGCTCGGGGCGACGGTGATCGTCACCGCCGCCACCGGAACCATGGGTACCGCCACCATCAAACTCGCTGAGCAGCACGGCATCTCGCGGCTCATCCTCGTCGGCCGCAACGCCGATCGCCTCGAAGCCGTCCGAGCTCTGGCCGGCGGGGTAGCCACCGACATCGTCGCGATCGATGAACTCGACAGCGACTGGGCAACAACTGACGGGCTCACCGCACGACTTCGCGCACTGGCCCCCGACGGAGCCGACGCGGTAATCGACTTCATCCCCGACGGCCCCGCGACCGGACAGGCCATGGCCGGGTTGGCCACCGGCGGAACGCTGGTGCACATGGGCGCCAACCGGACACCGCTGCCGTTCCCGCCCGCGGCACTCATGATCAACTGCTGGCGTTACGTCGGCACCCGCTCCTGCACCCGCACCGACGCCCGCGAGGTCCTCGCTCTGCTCGGCGAGGGCGCCCTGCGCGTCGAGGAACTGATAACTCAGCGATTCGCGCTCGCCGAGGTGGTCGCAGCCATCGATGCGATGCAGCGCCGCGACGAACCCATGTGGATGACTGTGGTCAACCCGTAA